A DNA window from Thioalkalivibrio sp. XN279 contains the following coding sequences:
- a CDS encoding exosortase C-terminal domain/associated protein EpsI, with translation MHVLTPRIEPKVLLPIAILLAGAVVGMSSILAWVGSVWYSFFGQGVYSHGYLALGLSIWMGWVFWRRNPPAKIGPDWRALAPLVLLVLAMSAMELLYIGATRAMLLPLLFLAATALVFGFGAARVLLLPALFIYSALLPFWMFNPMLQEIATRAVGFLMSFSGTPFLIEGNFVHIPAGTFEIASGCSGLSFLVSGTVLTVYFSAMYLQHWSHRLLLVAAAMAAALFANWMRIWTIILIGQATQLQHWLINDHLSYGWVLFILFFTPVLFFATLLEKREIRESRRAQLEETAQAPPPRARDFSGTRMLRAAAVGALLLAIPRLFASEVTAGYTIDRLPLPEQIAGVARKAAEQGAWQPQFRNAREGAAIYLFDGSTVEVFRAVYPEQDRTRHLFRNREALFGRGWRPVDHRLVNASVGSEIVRVNEYRGYIAGRERVIWAWYEVAGRPVATRLGAKLVEAQAFFRGRNDGVVVAVSAECEAGCEGARERLYAFLSAAGAELRWQPD, from the coding sequence ATGCACGTGCTGACGCCAAGAATCGAGCCAAAAGTCCTGCTGCCGATAGCCATCCTCCTGGCAGGGGCGGTGGTCGGGATGTCGTCGATCCTCGCCTGGGTGGGTAGCGTCTGGTATTCCTTCTTCGGCCAGGGGGTCTATTCCCACGGCTACCTGGCACTCGGGCTGTCCATCTGGATGGGCTGGGTTTTCTGGCGCCGGAACCCCCCCGCGAAGATCGGTCCCGACTGGCGCGCCCTGGCGCCGCTCGTGCTGCTCGTGCTCGCCATGTCGGCCATGGAGCTGCTTTACATCGGCGCCACCCGCGCCATGCTGTTGCCCTTGTTGTTCCTGGCCGCGACAGCGCTGGTGTTCGGTTTCGGCGCGGCGCGTGTCCTGTTGTTGCCGGCGCTGTTCATTTATTCGGCCTTGCTGCCGTTCTGGATGTTCAATCCCATGCTGCAGGAAATCGCTACTCGAGCGGTCGGATTTTTGATGAGCTTTAGTGGCACACCATTCCTGATAGAGGGTAATTTCGTCCACATCCCGGCCGGCACTTTCGAGATCGCCAGTGGCTGCAGCGGGTTGAGCTTCCTGGTGTCGGGTACTGTGCTCACGGTGTACTTCAGTGCAATGTACCTGCAGCACTGGTCGCACCGCCTGCTACTGGTTGCGGCAGCCATGGCGGCGGCCCTGTTCGCGAACTGGATGCGAATCTGGACGATCATTCTGATTGGCCAGGCCACACAATTGCAGCACTGGCTCATCAACGACCATCTTTCATACGGCTGGGTATTGTTTATTCTGTTCTTCACACCCGTGCTGTTTTTCGCGACTCTCCTGGAGAAGCGGGAAATACGCGAGAGCCGGCGGGCGCAGCTGGAAGAGACAGCCCAGGCGCCTCCTCCCCGCGCACGCGACTTCTCCGGCACGCGCATGTTGCGGGCCGCCGCCGTCGGCGCGTTGCTTCTCGCTATCCCGCGCCTGTTCGCCAGCGAGGTCACGGCGGGCTACACCATTGATCGGTTGCCGTTGCCCGAGCAGATCGCAGGCGTTGCACGCAAGGCGGCCGAGCAGGGCGCCTGGCAGCCGCAATTCCGCAATGCGCGTGAAGGGGCAGCGATTTATCTTTTTGACGGCAGCACCGTCGAAGTTTTTCGGGCCGTGTATCCGGAACAGGACCGCACCCGCCACTTGTTCCGCAATCGCGAGGCCTTGTTCGGCCGTGGATGGAGACCGGTGGACCATCGCCTTGTGAACGCCAGCGTCGGCAGCGAGATCGTGAGAGTGAACGAATACCGCGGCTATATCGCCGGCCGGGAGCGCGTCATCTGGGCCTGGTACGAAGTGGCCGGGAGACCGGTGGCCACACGGCTCGGCGCGAAGCTGGTCGAGGCACAGGCTTTTTTCAGGGGCCGTAACGACGGTGTGGTTGTTGCAGTCTCAGCTGAGTGCGAGGCTGGCTGCGAAGGGGCGCGCGAGCGGCTCTATGCCTTTCTCAGCGCGGCCGGCGCGGAGTTGCGCTGGCAGCCGGATTGA